The proteins below come from a single Drosophila willistoni isolate 14030-0811.24 unplaced genomic scaffold, UCI_dwil_1.1 Seg665, whole genome shotgun sequence genomic window:
- the LOC124461821 gene encoding uncharacterized protein LOC124461821 isoform X1: MWYVRVRLKLLTDFCQDLLLRLVEDMWFHRLLFGIKLLILNGQLLYSQEIRCELEFAAEIYAFDAVTGTVYSPALHIRRPGNSLKLPCLADLLRETIASLP, translated from the exons ATGTGGTACGTCCGAGTCCGCCTGAAACTTCTCACAGACTTCTGCCAGGACCTCTTGTTGCGTCTCGTTGAGGACATGTGGTTCCACCGGCTCCTTTTTGGAATTAAACTCCTCATCCTCAATGGACAACTCCTCTACTCCCAAGAGATCAGGTGCGAGCTCGAATTTGCGGCAGAAATCTATGCCTTTGACGCAGTGACGGGCACAG TTTATTCACCAGCTCTTCACATCCGTCGCCCAGGAAACTCACTGAAGCTCCCGTGTCTAGCAGACCTTCTACGTGAAACTATTGCATCTTTACCGTAG
- the LOC124461822 gene encoding uncharacterized protein LOC124461822, producing MVEELLSKRDRRLNIAWRYSSTLSPVLCRLSLNSRSRSKFDRCVWNLCCSACFIFGQSAGPAERTCIQYQSLACPSTKQWKSCSTSPQLTWYTVYPIFSDVPFRDAVPLLLALKIVASYLQANARKIVMVDDFPDSHVAVAPILVGLWLL from the exons ATGGTCGAGGAGTTGCTTTCTAAGCGTGATCGGAGGCTAAACATCGCTTGGAGGTATTCATCCACGCTTTCTCCTGTCCTTTGTCGCCTCTCTCTCAACTCACGTTCCCGCTCAAAGTTTGATCGTTGCGTCTGGAATCTCTGCTGCAGTGCGTGCTTCATATTTGGCCAATCTGCTGGTCCTGCCGAGCGTACGTGCATCCAGTACCAGTCCTTGGCCTGCCCTTCTACCAAGCAGTGGAAATCTTGCAGTACTTCGCCCCAACTTACTTGGTACACCGTCT ACCCCATCTTCTCGGATGTACCATTTCGGGACGCTGTTCCGTTGTTATTGGCACTCAAGATTGTTGCCTCGTATCTTCAGGCCAATGCCAGGAAGATTGTTATGGTGGACGACTTTCCAGATTCTCACGTTGCTGTCGCTCCAATACTCGTTGGTCTATGGCTTCTGTAG
- the LOC124461821 gene encoding uncharacterized protein LOC124461821 isoform X2, translated as MWYVRVRLKLLTDFCQDLLLRLVEDMWFHRLLFGIKLLILNGQLLYSQEIRCELEFAAEIYAFDAVTGTA; from the exons ATGTGGTACGTCCGAGTCCGCCTGAAACTTCTCACAGACTTCTGCCAGGACCTCTTGTTGCGTCTCGTTGAGGACATGTGGTTCCACCGGCTCCTTTTTGGAATTAAACTCCTCATCCTCAATGGACAACTCCTCTACTCCCAAGAGATCAGGTGCGAGCTCGAATTTGCGGCAGAAATCTATGCCTTTGACGCAGTGACGGGCACAG CATGA